Proteins encoded within one genomic window of Pieris brassicae chromosome 12, ilPieBrab1.1, whole genome shotgun sequence:
- the LOC123717353 gene encoding uncharacterized protein LOC123717353, which produces MMDIKDIIKWFIPCYHLLLRFARMDVRLTFVCLFLFFSCPSYAGKVNSAKDVGFSDKHSKQLNISSDYYNYSQSNVPLSEERSSFEGDTSMGRTFGRPFKKMIQAFIPLAFQMGAASTWAVVAALVGVKTLAITLLILKVLLIAGAAKIGALFGAAKGHHGGWEQPHQKEIHLHIHGQHGEEHIPISQWNREGQSSDPKHVNVVYEPYGGPQTISTPYGHYMKIEPGSQQQ; this is translated from the exons ATGATGGATATAAAAGACATTATAAAATGGTTCATACCATGTTATCATTTACTATTGCGTTTCGCTAGAATGGATGTGCGTTTGACTttcgtttgtttatttttatttttttcgtgtCCCAGTTACGCGGGAAAAGTGAACAGTGCAAAAGATGTAGGTTTTAGTGATAAACAttctaaacaattaaatattagtagtgattattataattatagccAAAGCAATGTTCCTTTAAGTGAAGAAAGGTCCAGTTTTGAAGGAGATACCTCGATGG GTCGTACCTTCGGTCGTCCGTTCAAGAAGATGATCCAAGCGTTCATACCACTCGCATTTCAAATGGGAGCAGCATCCACTTGGGCTGTCGTAGCCGCCCTTGTGGGTGTCAAGACATTAGCCATAACACTGCTCATTCTCAAAGTCTTGTTAATAGCTGGAGCTGCTAAA ATTGGCGCGCTATTTGGTGCAGCTAAAGGCCATCATGGCGGATGGGAGCAACCTCACCAGAAAGAAATTCATCTGCACATACACGGACAACATGGTGAAGAACATATTcctatat CGCAATGGAATCGGGAGGGTCAAAGTTCGGATCCGAAGCATGTAAACGTGGTGTATGAGCCATATGGCGGACCACAGACTATCAGTACACCGTATGGACATTATATGAAGATTGAACCAGGTAGTCAACAACAATAA